One window from the genome of Enterobacteriaceae bacterium Kacie_13 encodes:
- the apbC gene encoding iron-sulfur cluster carrier protein ApbC, whose amino-acid sequence MTSQSPQQTTPAGLRALVTGVLATFRHSTLQKDLNAIKALHHCVLMDEVLHIDLTLPFAWKSGFEVLKDETSGELLRVTGASAIQWTLRHDIATMKRANEQPGIKGVRNILAVSSGKGGVGKSTTAVNLALALAAEGGKVGILDADIYGPSVPNMLGTEDERPTSPDGVHMSPIMAHGLATNSIGYLVTDENAMVWRGPMASKALMQMLQDTLWPDLDYLVIDLPPGTGDIQLTLSQNIPVTGAVVVTTPQDIALLDAMKGIVMFEKVHVPVLGIIENMSMHVCSNCGHHEPIFGTGGAQRLAEKYRCELLAQLPLHISLREDLDRGEPTVVSNPESEFTTIYRELASKVASQLFWKGDAIPTEIAFRAV is encoded by the coding sequence ATGACATCTCAATCCCCACAGCAGACCACCCCCGCGGGGCTGCGCGCACTAGTGACCGGCGTACTGGCCACCTTCCGCCATTCCACTCTGCAAAAAGATCTCAACGCCATTAAAGCACTGCATCACTGCGTGTTAATGGATGAGGTTTTGCATATCGATCTGACGCTGCCCTTCGCCTGGAAAAGCGGTTTCGAAGTATTGAAAGATGAAACCAGCGGCGAGCTGCTGCGTGTAACGGGCGCATCGGCAATCCAGTGGACCCTGCGTCACGACATCGCCACCATGAAACGGGCGAATGAGCAGCCGGGTATTAAGGGCGTGCGCAATATTCTTGCGGTCAGTTCGGGCAAGGGCGGTGTCGGGAAATCGACTACTGCGGTGAATCTGGCACTTGCGCTGGCGGCCGAGGGAGGCAAAGTCGGTATCCTGGATGCCGATATTTACGGACCGTCGGTGCCGAATATGCTCGGTACTGAAGATGAACGGCCGACGTCGCCGGATGGCGTGCACATGTCACCGATAATGGCCCATGGTCTGGCGACCAACTCGATTGGTTATCTGGTCACTGATGAAAATGCCATGGTCTGGCGCGGGCCGATGGCCAGCAAGGCGTTGATGCAGATGTTGCAGGATACGCTGTGGCCGGATCTCGATTATCTGGTAATCGATTTGCCGCCGGGCACCGGTGACATTCAACTGACGCTCTCGCAAAATATTCCGGTGACCGGGGCTGTCGTTGTGACTACGCCGCAGGACATCGCGTTGCTCGATGCCATGAAAGGGATCGTCATGTTTGAGAAAGTGCATGTGCCGGTGTTGGGCATTATTGAAAACATGAGCATGCATGTGTGCAGCAACTGTGGTCATCACGAACCAATTTTCGGCACCGGCGGCGCACAGCGTCTGGCCGAGAAATATCGCTGCGAACTGCTGGCGCAATTACCGTTACATATCTCATTGCGTGAAGATTTGGACCGCGGCGAACCGACGGTGGTCTCGAATCCGGAGAGCGAATTTACAACGATTTATCGCGAACTGGCGTCAAAAGTAGCATCACAACTGTTCTGGAAAGGCGATGCGATTCCGACAGAAATCGCTTTCCGCGCAGTTTAA
- a CDS encoding dCTP deaminase, translated as MRLCDRDIEAWLDSGKLGISPRPPVERINGATVDVRLGNGFRVFLGHNAGFIDLSGPKDEVSASLDKVMSDEIVLPEGEAFFLHPGELALAVTFETVSIPDDLVGWLDGRSSLARLGLMVHVTAHRIDPGWQGRIVLEFYNSGKLPLALRPGMLIGALSFEPLSGPAARPYNSRQDAKYRDQQSAVASRIDED; from the coding sequence ATGAGACTTTGCGATCGAGATATAGAAGCCTGGCTGGACAGTGGCAAATTAGGCATTTCACCGCGTCCGCCCGTTGAACGTATTAACGGTGCTACAGTAGATGTGCGTCTGGGTAATGGCTTTCGCGTATTTCTCGGGCATAACGCGGGTTTTATCGATCTGAGTGGCCCGAAGGACGAAGTCAGCGCCTCTCTCGATAAAGTGATGAGTGATGAGATTGTTTTGCCAGAAGGCGAAGCATTCTTCCTGCATCCGGGGGAGCTGGCGCTGGCCGTGACGTTTGAGACTGTGTCTATCCCCGATGATCTGGTCGGCTGGCTGGACGGGCGCTCTTCGCTGGCACGTCTGGGGTTAATGGTTCACGTGACTGCGCACCGCATCGATCCAGGCTGGCAGGGGCGCATCGTGCTGGAGTTTTATAATTCCGGCAAACTGCCCCTGGCACTTCGCCCTGGCATGCTGATAGGCGCACTGAGTTTCGAGCCGTTATCTGGCCCGGCAGCGCGTCCTTATAACAGCCGTCAGGATGCGAAATATCGCGACCAGCAAAGTGCGGTTGCCAGCCGTATTGATGAAGATTGA
- a CDS encoding CBS domain-containing protein — MEWIADPSIWAGLATLVVLEIVLGIDNLIFIAILAEKLPRQQRDKARVTGLLLALVMRLLLLACISWLATLTRPLLTLLGHAFSARDMIMLTGGVFLLFKATMELNERLEGKDEEQTQQHRGAKFWAVVAQIVVLDAVFSLDSVITAVGMVDHLAVMMVAVCIAIGLMLLASRPLTRFVNAHPTIVILCLSFLLMIGFSLVAEAFGYAIPKGYLYAAIGFSVIIEALNQLAQFNRRRFLSSRRSLRERTAETVLRVLRGKHEEAELDAHSSSMIADSANEEDAIFNQQERHMIERVLGLGQRTVSSVMTSRHDVDNLELNDPVDVLTQQIANNQHTRMLVTEDSSTDEPLGVVHVVDLLKQQLLQNELDLKALIRQPLIFPEQLSLLMALEQFRQAKTHFAFVVDEFGSVEGIVTLTDVMETIAGNLPESDETPDARHDIQQLEDGTWIANGYMPLEDLVMYIALPVDEKREYHTLAGLLMEHTQSIPQVGAQITIHDYLFEPLEVSSHRILKVKITPLKSASDNDYEV; from the coding sequence ATGGAATGGATCGCCGATCCGTCGATTTGGGCCGGGCTGGCTACCCTGGTAGTACTCGAAATTGTTCTGGGCATAGACAATCTTATTTTTATCGCCATTTTGGCGGAAAAACTTCCGCGTCAGCAACGTGATAAAGCGCGCGTAACCGGGCTTTTACTCGCCTTAGTGATGCGCTTATTGCTGCTCGCCTGTATTTCCTGGCTGGCTACGCTGACCCGGCCCCTGCTTACCCTGCTCGGACATGCGTTCAGTGCCAGAGATATGATCATGCTGACCGGCGGGGTATTTCTGCTCTTTAAAGCCACGATGGAGCTGAATGAGCGGCTTGAAGGAAAGGATGAAGAACAAACCCAGCAGCATCGGGGGGCTAAATTCTGGGCGGTCGTAGCACAAATTGTGGTTCTGGATGCAGTCTTTTCACTCGACTCTGTCATCACCGCCGTCGGGATGGTCGATCATTTAGCCGTCATGATGGTCGCGGTTTGTATCGCCATCGGGCTGATGTTGCTGGCAAGTCGCCCACTCACACGCTTTGTGAATGCGCATCCGACGATTGTAATTTTGTGTCTCAGCTTCCTGCTAATGATCGGCTTCAGTCTGGTCGCAGAGGCCTTTGGTTATGCGATCCCGAAAGGTTATTTGTACGCGGCCATTGGTTTCTCGGTGATTATCGAAGCACTGAACCAGCTGGCCCAGTTCAACCGCCGACGCTTTTTATCTTCACGCCGGTCATTGCGTGAACGTACCGCGGAAACGGTACTTCGCGTTCTTCGCGGTAAACATGAAGAAGCCGAGCTGGATGCACACTCCTCCAGCATGATTGCTGACAGTGCTAATGAAGAGGATGCGATTTTCAACCAGCAGGAACGTCACATGATCGAACGTGTTCTCGGGCTCGGGCAGCGCACCGTCAGCAGCGTCATGACCTCGCGGCATGATGTCGATAACCTTGAACTCAATGACCCGGTTGACGTGCTGACACAGCAGATCGCCAATAATCAGCACACCCGCATGCTGGTGACTGAAGACAGTTCGACTGACGAACCTTTGGGCGTGGTACACGTGGTAGACTTGCTGAAACAACAGCTACTGCAAAATGAGTTAGACCTTAAGGCACTGATCCGCCAACCGCTGATTTTTCCAGAGCAACTCTCCTTGCTGATGGCGCTTGAACAGTTCCGTCAGGCGAAAACACATTTTGCGTTTGTGGTCGATGAGTTCGGTTCGGTTGAAGGGATCGTGACGCTGACAGATGTCATGGAAACCATCGCCGGCAACCTGCCGGAGTCTGATGAAACACCGGATGCACGCCATGACATTCAGCAGTTAGAAGATGGCACCTGGATTGCTAACGGCTACATGCCGCTTGAGGACTTAGTGATGTACATCGCCCTGCCGGTAGATGAGAAACGTGAATATCACACACTGGCGGGGCTGTTGATGGAACATACGCAGAGCATCCCGCAAGTAGGTGCGCAAATTACTATCCACGATTATCTGTTCGAACCGCTGGAAGTCAGTAGTCACCGCATCCTGAAAGTGAAAATCACCCCACTTAAATCGGCATCGGATAACGATTACGAAGTCTGA
- a CDS encoding uridine kinase yields the protein MSDKFHQCVIVGIAGASASGKSLIASTLYRELRDQVGDEHIGVIPEDCYYKDQSHMTMEERVKTNYDHPSAMDHNLLFQHLQALKSGQAIELPSYSFIEHTRLAETVTLKPKKVIILEGILLLTDVRLRQEMNFSIFVDTPLDICLMRRMKRDVNERGRSMDSVMAQYQKTVRPMFLQFIEPSKQYADIIVPRGGKNRIAIDILKAKISQFFN from the coding sequence ATGTCTGACAAATTCCATCAGTGTGTCATCGTAGGTATCGCTGGCGCATCTGCTTCGGGAAAAAGCCTTATCGCCAGTACGTTATACCGTGAACTTCGAGATCAGGTAGGCGATGAGCACATCGGGGTGATCCCCGAAGATTGCTACTATAAAGACCAAAGCCACATGACCATGGAAGAGCGGGTCAAAACCAACTACGACCATCCAAGTGCGATGGATCACAATTTACTGTTTCAGCATTTACAGGCACTGAAATCAGGTCAGGCAATTGAACTGCCGAGCTACAGCTTTATTGAACACACCCGGCTTGCTGAAACGGTGACGCTAAAACCGAAGAAAGTCATCATTCTTGAAGGGATCTTGCTGCTGACCGACGTGCGTCTGCGTCAGGAAATGAACTTCTCTATTTTCGTCGATACGCCACTTGATATCTGCCTGATGCGCCGCATGAAGCGTGATGTTAACGAACGTGGCCGTTCGATGGATTCCGTGATGGCGCAGTATCAGAAAACCGTCCGCCCAATGTTCCTGCAATTTATCGAACCTTCCAAACAATACGCAGACATCATTGTGCCGCGAGGCGGCAAGAACCGGATTGCGATTGATATCCTCAAGGCAAAAATCAGCCAGTTCTTCAATTAA
- a CDS encoding DUF1127 domain-containing protein, which produces MKNIIEERQFAGCETVVCERVTATDTVAPLHTVQTPVEKAGFMKQVYAVLYSWNERRVSRKILQGLTGDQLKDIGLAREDIEKEYPKAIWPNWPK; this is translated from the coding sequence ATGAAAAATATCATTGAAGAACGTCAGTTTGCAGGGTGTGAAACCGTTGTTTGTGAAAGAGTTACTGCAACAGATACTGTTGCGCCTTTGCATACCGTACAGACGCCGGTCGAAAAAGCAGGATTCATGAAACAGGTGTATGCCGTCCTGTACAGCTGGAATGAACGCCGCGTCAGCCGCAAGATATTGCAGGGATTAACCGGCGATCAGCTGAAAGATATTGGGCTGGCAAGGGAAGATATTGAGAAGGAGTATCCGAAGGCTATCTGGCCAAACTGGCCAAAATAA
- a CDS encoding LysR family transcriptional regulator codes for MQIEPLPPLNTLVAFECVARYCSFSRAAEELNLTQSAISRQVIQLEEMLGCKLFQRAQRKTTLTPRGEIYAQQVRKLLGDISQSTAEVMGWNGLPQVTLACTSAMSGLWLSSRLSALRQLMPELQIRMKISDSFSDLKSSEFDLAIFYLREPPAGYHVEALFDEVCYPMCSPEFLTRLPPQASAADLLEQTLLIQDDPQREWTGWRDWFASQDIGHVSPRRTWRANNYPFLVQSAVLGDGILLGWEGLVQDHVNSGQLVAAHPGKLTAAGKCYMLTPQDRFLKPVVHKVINWLKKP; via the coding sequence GTGCAGATAGAACCGTTACCGCCCCTGAACACCCTGGTGGCGTTTGAATGCGTGGCGCGTTATTGCAGCTTTTCCCGCGCCGCCGAAGAGCTGAATCTGACGCAAAGCGCCATTAGCCGCCAGGTTATCCAGCTGGAGGAGATGCTCGGCTGTAAACTTTTCCAGCGTGCTCAGCGCAAAACTACGCTGACGCCGCGTGGCGAAATTTATGCGCAACAGGTGCGTAAATTGCTCGGAGACATCTCGCAGTCTACCGCCGAAGTGATGGGCTGGAACGGTCTGCCACAGGTGACGCTGGCCTGCACCAGCGCAATGAGCGGTCTGTGGCTGTCGTCTCGGCTTTCCGCACTACGTCAGCTAATGCCAGAATTACAAATCCGCATGAAAATCTCCGACAGCTTTTCCGATCTGAAATCCTCAGAATTTGATCTGGCGATTTTCTACCTGCGCGAGCCCCCCGCTGGCTATCACGTCGAGGCACTGTTTGATGAAGTCTGTTATCCGATGTGCTCGCCGGAATTCCTCACCCGTCTTCCGCCGCAGGCCAGCGCGGCAGATTTATTAGAGCAAACGTTACTGATTCAGGATGACCCGCAGCGTGAGTGGACCGGCTGGCGGGACTGGTTTGCCTCGCAGGATATCGGCCACGTCTCACCCCGCCGCACCTGGCGGGCCAATAACTACCCGTTTCTGGTGCAGTCTGCGGTGCTGGGGGACGGTATTTTACTCGGCTGGGAAGGTCTGGTGCAGGATCATGTCAACAGCGGGCAACTGGTCGCCGCACATCCCGGCAAACTGACGGCTGCCGGAAAATGCTACATGCTCACGCCGCAGGACCGATTCCTTAAACCAGTGGTGCATAAGGTGATTAACTGGCTGAAAAAGCCGTGA
- a CDS encoding aminotransferase class I/II-fold pyridoxal phosphate-dependent enzyme encodes MNRYENLANVLSDRIEQGLYPAGIRLPSVRVLSSEHGVSVSTVQQAYRVLEEKQLVEARPKSGYFVKGARIQAALPSGCRPAQRPVEISQWDQVLDLITSPHRPGVVQLGRGSPDVTAPTLKPLSRLMGRAGQHQNLNAFHYDSIYGSEDLREQIARLLIDSGSHMDASNILITTGCHEALSIAIRSVCEHGDIVAVDSPSFHGAMQTLKGFGMKALEIPTDPVTGISLEALEMALEQWPIKAIQLTPNCNNPLGYNMPDDRKKALLRLAQRYDIAIIEDDVYGELAYQYPRPATITSFDEDGRVLLCSSFSKTLAPGLRVGWIAPGRYHDRAIHMKYITTGASATLPQIAIADFIKQGHYLVHLRRMRNQYQRNLCTMTDWVMKYFPCGTRVSRPQGGFLLWIELDERVDTLRLNRLLEEHNVQIAIGSIFSASGKYRNCLRMNYAQPLTAKTERAVQRVGILALQMLESC; translated from the coding sequence ATGAACCGTTATGAAAATCTGGCAAACGTATTGAGTGACCGCATCGAACAGGGTTTGTACCCGGCCGGGATCCGCCTGCCGTCGGTGCGCGTGCTGAGCAGTGAACATGGCGTTAGCGTGAGTACGGTGCAGCAGGCTTACCGCGTGCTGGAAGAAAAACAGCTGGTGGAAGCTCGCCCAAAATCGGGTTATTTCGTGAAGGGTGCGCGGATACAGGCAGCCCTGCCCTCCGGCTGCCGCCCTGCGCAGCGCCCGGTAGAGATCTCCCAGTGGGATCAGGTACTGGATCTCATCACCTCACCGCACCGGCCGGGCGTCGTACAACTGGGTCGCGGCTCGCCGGACGTTACAGCGCCCACCCTCAAACCACTCAGCCGCCTGATGGGGCGTGCCGGTCAGCATCAGAATCTCAACGCATTTCATTACGACAGCATCTACGGTTCGGAAGATTTACGCGAACAGATCGCCCGCCTGCTGATCGACAGCGGCAGCCATATGGATGCCAGTAATATTCTGATTACCACCGGCTGTCACGAAGCGCTGTCGATTGCCATCCGGTCGGTGTGCGAGCACGGCGATATTGTGGCGGTTGATTCGCCGAGTTTTCACGGTGCGATGCAAACCCTGAAAGGCTTCGGCATGAAGGCGCTGGAAATTCCTACCGATCCGGTCACCGGCATCAGTCTGGAAGCGCTGGAAATGGCCCTGGAACAGTGGCCGATCAAAGCTATTCAGCTAACGCCAAACTGCAACAATCCGCTCGGCTACAATATGCCTGACGATCGCAAAAAAGCCCTGTTGCGTCTGGCACAGCGTTACGACATCGCGATCATTGAAGATGATGTCTATGGCGAACTGGCCTATCAGTATCCCCGCCCGGCCACCATTACCTCATTTGATGAGGACGGTCGCGTGCTGTTGTGCAGTTCATTTTCCAAAACACTGGCACCCGGTCTTCGCGTCGGCTGGATTGCGCCGGGACGTTACCACGACCGTGCGATCCATATGAAATACATCACGACTGGTGCATCAGCCACGCTGCCACAAATTGCTATTGCCGACTTCATCAAACAGGGGCACTACCTGGTACATTTGCGCCGTATGCGTAATCAGTACCAGCGCAACCTGTGCACTATGACTGACTGGGTGATGAAATATTTCCCTTGCGGTACACGTGTCAGCCGTCCTCAGGGTGGTTTTCTGCTTTGGATTGAACTTGATGAACGCGTCGATACACTGCGGTTAAATCGCCTGCTGGAAGAACATAACGTACAGATCGCTATCGGCTCGATATTCTCCGCGTCAGGAAAATACCGTAATTGCCTGCGAATGAATTACGCCCAGCCCCTGACCGCCAAAACCGAGCGCGCGGTGCAGCGTGTGGGAATATTAGCGTTACAGATGCTGGAAAGTTGCTAA
- the metG gene encoding methionine--tRNA ligase, with translation MAQVAKKILVTCALPYANGSIHLGHMLEHIQADVWVRFQRMRGHEVHFICADDAHGTPIMLKAQQLGIKPEEMIAEMSQEHQKDFAGFGISYDNYHSTHSDENRELSELIYGRLKENGFIKNRTISQLYDPEKGMFLPDRFVKGTCPKCKSPDQYGDNCEVCGATYSPTELIEPKSVVSGATPVMRDSEHYFFDLPEFSAMLQAWTRSGALQEQVANKMQEWFESGLQQWDISRDAPYFGFEIPDAPGKFFYVWLDAPIGYMGSFKNLCDRRSDLNFDEFWKKDSTTELYHFIGKDIVYFHSLFWPAMLEGSNFRKPTNLFVHGYVTVNGAKMSKSRGTFIKASTYLNHLDADCLRYYYTAKLSSRIDDIDLNLEDFVQRVNADIVNKVVNLASRNAGFIAKRFDGKLADKLADEALFKTFTDAAESIAQAYDSRESGRAIREIMALADLANRYVDEQAPWVVAKQEGRDADLQAICSMGINLFRVLMTYLKPVLPSLAERTEAFLNTELSWDSIAQPLLSHQVNPFKALFNRIELDKVAAMVDASKEDIAAANATVVTGPLADDPIQETITFDDFAKVDMRIALIKSADFVEGSDKLLRLQLDLGGETRQIFSGIRSAYPDPKLLEGRLTIMVANLAPRKMRFGISEGMVMAAGPGGKDIFLLSPDSGAQPGMQVK, from the coding sequence ATGGCTCAAGTCGCGAAAAAAATTTTGGTAACCTGTGCACTTCCGTACGCCAACGGATCCATCCATCTCGGTCACATGCTCGAGCACATCCAGGCTGACGTCTGGGTTCGTTTCCAGCGAATGCGCGGCCACGAGGTGCACTTCATCTGTGCGGACGATGCGCACGGCACGCCGATCATGCTGAAAGCTCAGCAACTCGGTATCAAGCCGGAAGAGATGATTGCCGAAATGAGCCAGGAGCATCAGAAAGATTTCGCCGGTTTTGGTATCAGCTATGACAACTATCACTCCACGCACAGCGACGAAAACCGTGAGCTGTCCGAGTTGATTTATGGTCGTCTGAAAGAAAACGGCTTCATCAAGAACCGCACCATTTCTCAGTTGTACGATCCTGAGAAAGGCATGTTCCTGCCAGACCGTTTCGTCAAAGGCACGTGCCCGAAATGTAAATCACCGGACCAGTACGGTGATAACTGCGAAGTTTGCGGCGCAACCTACAGCCCGACTGAACTGATCGAGCCGAAATCTGTGGTGTCCGGCGCGACGCCTGTGATGCGTGATTCTGAACACTACTTCTTCGACCTCCCGGAGTTCAGCGCCATGTTGCAGGCTTGGACCCGTTCCGGTGCGTTGCAGGAGCAGGTCGCCAATAAAATGCAGGAGTGGTTCGAATCCGGTCTGCAACAGTGGGATATCTCCCGCGATGCACCTTACTTCGGTTTCGAAATTCCGGATGCGCCGGGCAAATTCTTCTACGTCTGGCTGGATGCGCCAATCGGCTACATGGGTTCATTTAAAAACCTGTGCGATCGTCGCAGCGATTTGAACTTCGACGAATTCTGGAAAAAAGATTCCACCACCGAGCTGTATCACTTCATCGGTAAAGACATTGTTTATTTCCACAGCCTGTTCTGGCCGGCGATGCTTGAGGGCAGTAATTTCCGTAAACCGACCAATCTGTTCGTTCACGGTTACGTCACGGTCAACGGCGCGAAGATGTCTAAATCGCGCGGCACGTTCATCAAGGCCAGCACCTATCTGAACCATCTGGACGCCGACTGCCTGCGTTATTATTACACCGCTAAACTGTCTTCCCGCATCGACGATATCGACCTGAATCTGGAAGATTTCGTGCAGCGCGTGAATGCCGATATTGTTAACAAAGTAGTGAATCTGGCGTCCCGTAATGCCGGTTTCATCGCCAAACGCTTTGATGGAAAACTGGCGGATAAGCTGGCGGACGAAGCGCTGTTCAAAACCTTCACCGATGCTGCTGAAAGCATTGCGCAGGCGTACGACAGTCGCGAATCCGGTCGTGCGATCCGTGAAATCATGGCGCTGGCCGATCTGGCTAACCGTTATGTGGACGAGCAGGCACCGTGGGTAGTTGCGAAACAGGAAGGCCGCGACGCAGACCTGCAGGCGATTTGCTCGATGGGCATCAACCTGTTCCGCGTGCTGATGACCTACCTCAAACCGGTTCTGCCATCGCTGGCCGAGCGGACAGAAGCATTCCTCAACACGGAGCTGAGCTGGGATTCCATTGCACAGCCGTTGCTGTCGCATCAGGTCAATCCGTTTAAAGCACTGTTTAACCGCATTGAGCTCGATAAAGTGGCTGCGATGGTCGATGCCTCGAAAGAAGATATTGCGGCAGCAAATGCGACCGTGGTGACCGGTCCACTGGCGGATGACCCGATTCAGGAAACCATTACTTTTGATGATTTCGCTAAAGTCGACATGCGTATCGCGCTGATTAAAAGTGCTGATTTCGTAGAAGGCTCTGACAAACTGCTGCGTCTGCAACTCGATTTGGGTGGCGAAACGCGACAGATTTTCTCCGGCATTCGCTCAGCGTATCCGGATCCGAAACTTCTGGAAGGCCGCCTGACCATCATGGTAGCAAACCTTGCGCCGCGTAAAATGCGCTTCGGTATCTCCGAGGGAATGGTAATGGCTGCGGGCCCTGGCGGAAAAGACATCTTCCTGCTCAGCCCGGATTCCGGCGCACAGCCGGGTATGCAGGTAAAGTAA
- the asmA gene encoding outer membrane assembly protein AsmA, with the protein MRRLLTTLVILLVVIIAGMTSLVFLINPNDFRQYMVERVEMKSGYQLEINGSLRWHVWPQLSIIAGQTSLTAPGANTPVVSAENMRLDVKLWPLLSHQLAVKQVLLKNAVVRLTPDSEENQPDAPVAPSSPTPVAPVTPTLEAGWKFDIDKLSIVDSLLIWQRGDDDVINVRDINMQMDKNANRQATIQLSSRINRNQRDLAFTMKAELDMQHYPQAFAANISKFTYQLNGADIPVKGVQGNGAMQASYQRDTDTVKLSQLDLTANDNQISGTASATLSGSTNYQLDLTANKLDLDALSGWQPETDEQTTENESSVTSAPVIARDVDDQPNGLSSLQAFNARLALQVADLTYRGLKVQDLALNAENQQGKVTLSTFSGNMGSGKFSLPGDIDVTGKQIQVHLVPDVNKIELGDVLAAYGLPKALTGSFSLKGDVHGKGLSAADFARRWQGEGQLSMDNAHLNGINIQQLIQQAVSRSSDKVQGLEQYEHYSQIDTLKAEGKLADGTLTLNNLEGQSPMVSAKGNGSIDMADQQVDMNLLIRVTGGWKGDSNLINTLKTTDIPLRIYGPWAQMGYQLQVDQVLRRTLEQSARSAIQNWIDKRKDSKEGEDVQKFLNK; encoded by the coding sequence ATGAGAAGACTACTGACAACACTGGTGATTTTACTGGTGGTTATCATTGCCGGCATGACTTCGCTGGTGTTTCTGATTAACCCGAATGACTTCCGTCAATATATGGTGGAACGGGTTGAGATGAAAAGCGGCTACCAGCTGGAGATCAATGGCTCGCTGCGCTGGCACGTCTGGCCTCAGTTGAGCATCATCGCCGGACAAACGTCACTGACCGCTCCTGGTGCTAACACGCCTGTAGTCAGCGCCGAAAACATGCGTCTGGACGTCAAACTCTGGCCGCTGCTTTCTCATCAGCTCGCTGTCAAACAGGTTTTACTGAAAAATGCGGTCGTTCGTCTTACACCAGATAGCGAAGAGAATCAGCCAGACGCGCCTGTCGCGCCTTCCTCTCCAACGCCTGTTGCGCCGGTAACGCCGACCCTCGAGGCGGGCTGGAAATTTGATATCGATAAATTAAGCATTGTCGACAGTCTCCTTATCTGGCAACGCGGCGACGATGATGTCATCAATGTCCGTGATATCAATATGCAGATGGACAAAAATGCCAATCGCCAGGCGACTATCCAGCTTTCCAGTCGCATAAACCGCAATCAGCGCGATCTCGCTTTTACCATGAAAGCTGAACTGGATATGCAGCACTATCCGCAGGCTTTTGCGGCGAATATCAGCAAGTTTACCTATCAGTTGAACGGCGCAGATATTCCGGTTAAGGGCGTTCAGGGTAATGGTGCAATGCAGGCCAGCTACCAGCGCGATACCGACACTGTCAAACTTAGCCAGCTGGATTTAACCGCGAACGATAATCAGATTTCTGGCACCGCTTCGGCCACTCTCAGTGGTAGTACCAACTATCAGCTGGATTTAACCGCTAACAAACTTGACCTCGATGCGCTCAGCGGCTGGCAGCCTGAAACCGATGAACAAACAACGGAAAATGAGTCCTCCGTGACATCCGCGCCGGTGATTGCCCGTGATGTGGACGATCAGCCGAATGGTCTGAGTAGTTTGCAGGCTTTCAATGCCCGGCTGGCTTTGCAAGTCGCCGATTTAACTTACCGTGGTCTGAAGGTTCAAGATCTGGCGCTGAATGCAGAAAATCAGCAGGGTAAGGTTACGTTATCGACCTTTAGCGGCAATATGGGCAGCGGAAAATTCTCACTCCCAGGCGATATCGACGTGACCGGCAAACAGATTCAGGTGCATCTGGTGCCGGATGTGAACAAAATCGAGCTAGGTGATGTGCTGGCAGCCTATGGGTTGCCGAAAGCCCTGACTGGTAGCTTCTCTCTGAAAGGGGATGTTCACGGCAAAGGGCTTTCCGCCGCTGATTTCGCACGGCGCTGGCAGGGAGAAGGGCAACTTTCCATGGATAACGCTCACCTGAATGGCATTAATATTCAGCAGCTTATCCAGCAGGCTGTTTCGCGAAGCAGCGATAAAGTGCAAGGGCTGGAGCAATATGAACATTACAGCCAGATAGATACACTAAAAGCCGAGGGCAAGCTGGCGGATGGCACACTGACGCTAAATAATCTCGAAGGTCAGTCGCCAATGGTTTCCGCGAAAGGGAACGGCAGCATAGACATGGCCGATCAGCAGGTAGATATGAACTTACTGATCCGCGTCACAGGGGGCTGGAAAGGTGACAGCAATCTGATTAATACGCTGAAAACCACCGACATCCCGCTTCGCATTTATGGTCCCTGGGCGCAGATGGGTTATCAGTTGCAAGTTGACCAGGTGCTGAGACGCACGCTGGAACAGAGCGCCCGCAGCGCGATTCAAAACTGGATTGATAAACGTAAAGACAGTAAAGAAGGCGAAGACGTGCAGAAGTTTCTGAATAAATAA